The segment CTGTCGGACATCTGGGCGCTGATCATGACGCTGCCGGAGTTCGCGATCGGGGCGGCACTGGTGGTCGGCGTCATGCAGGTCGCGGACGGCGGGCTGTCGGCGGGCACGCTGGTCGCGTTCCTGACGACGGCGCTGGCGCTGCGCTGGCCGGTGGAGTCCATGGGCTTCCTCATCGCCATCAGCAACGAGGCGGCCACCGCCGCCGACCGCTTCTTCGAGGCGATGGACGCGCCCGAGACGGACCCGGCGGGCCGGGACGAGGCCGAACCGTCCCAGGACGGGCTTCGCTTCGAGGGCGTACGGTTCCGCTACCCCGACGCGCCCGAGGACTCCCCCGACCTGCTGCACGGCATCGACCTGCATGTGCGCACCGGCGAGACGATGGCCGTGGTCGGCGCCACCGGCTGCGGCAAGACCACGCTCACCGCGCTCGTCCCCCGGCTGCACGACATAACGGGCGGCCGGATCACCCTGGACGGCGCGGACATCACCGCCCTGCCCCGGCAGCGGCTGCGCGAGCTGGTGGCGGTCGCCTTCGAGGAGCCGACGCTGTTCTCCGCGACGGTGCGGGAGAACGTGGCGATGGGCGCCGGGGTCGAGGAACCGACCGAGGCCGACATCCTGCGGGCCCTGGACATCGCCCAGTGCGGCTTCGTCCACGACCTCCCCCACGGCCTGGACACCCAGGTCGGCGAGCAGGGCCTGAGCCTGTCCGGCGGCCAGCGCCAGCGCCTCGCCCTCGCCCGCGCGGTCGTCGGCCGCCCCGGCTTCCTGGTCCTGGACGACCCGCTGTCCGCGCTCGACGTCCACACGGAGGCTCTGGTGGAAGCCGCCCTGCGCGAGGTGCTCGCCGCCAGCACGGCGGTCGTGGTCGCGCACCGCCCCTCCACGGTCATGCTGGCCGACCGGGTCGCGCTGCTCGCCGAGGGCCGGATCACGGCGGTCGGCACGCACGGCGAACTGCTGCGCGACAGCGCGGCGTACCGGCACCTCATGGCCGGTGCGGCATGACCGGGTTGTGCCCACCCGTTCCGCCCGTGCGGAACGCCTGCCCACAACCCGGATGGATTGGAGCCCGGACCGATGACGTCCGTCACCGAACAGCCCGCTGAACAACGGGCGCAGCCCGCAAGCGCGGCCGATCCGTTCTCGCAGGACCTGCTGCCCTCGTCCGAGGGCGCGTCGCGGGCCCTGCTCGGGTCGCTGCTCGCGCCGCATACGGCCGCGGTCTGGCTGGCCGGGGTGCTGCTGCTGGTGCAGCAGGCCGCCGTGCAGGCGGGGCCGTTGCTGGTGGCGTATGCGATCGACCGGGCGATCCCGGCCCTGCGGGAGGGCCGGCACGGTCCGGTGGTGGCGGTGGGGGTCGGGTATGTGGGGTGTGCGCTGGCGTCGGGGCTGTTGCAGCGGTGGTTCATCCGGGTGGCGGCGCTGATCAGCCAGGATGTGCTGCTGGATCTGCGCGGGCGGATGTTCCGGCATGCGCAGGCGCTGAGCCTGGACTTCCATGAGCGGTACACGTCGGGGCGGCTGATCTCGCGCGCGACCTCGGATGTGGAGTCGCTGCGGGAGCTGCTGAACGAGGGGCTGCAGGAGCTGCTGGGCGTCGTGCTGTCCGCCGTGTATATCGCGGCGGTGCTGCTGTACCTGGACTGGGAGCTGGGCGCGGCGGCGCTGGTGTCGTTCGTGCCGCTGTACGGGATGATCCGGTCGTTCCGGAGGCGTTCGATGACGGTCTACGGGAGGCGGTCCACGGCGATCGCGGCCGTGATCGTGAAGTTCGCGGAGACGATGAACGGCATCCGGCCGGTGCAGGTCTTCCGGCGCGAGCAGAAGAACGACGAGGCGTTCGGGGCGCTGAACCGCACCCACGAGCGGATCAACGGCGACGCGATCCTGGAGATGGCCCGCTATGTGGTGGGCTCGCGGCTGATCGCCAACACGGCGGTGGCCGGAATCGTGCTGTGGGGGGCGTACCGGGTGGCGGGCGGCGGGCTGGCGCTGGGGGTGCTGGCCGCGTCGGTGCTGTATCTGCGGCGGCTGTACGACCCGATCGACCGGCTGGGGATGATCCTGAACTCCTACCAGTCGGCGGCGGCTTCGCTGGAGAAGATCGC is part of the Streptomyces sp. NBC_01262 genome and harbors:
- a CDS encoding ABC transporter ATP-binding protein, with protein sequence MPEPTTQPEPDRPRSAKSRSAVRSLLRLWPYVRPVRMRLAAATVVAVVAACMGLLIPLALKWLVDGPVADQDPSGVWLGGAVVLLLGLAEAGLFGMRRWLVARPLAGVEAGMRADLYRHLQRLPIAFHDRWPSGQLLSRGTTDLQILRMFLAFPLVFLLVNSVTILIGFGILFDQAWTLGLVLLLPIVPLVILCAVFEARYAVKSRLAQDQAGDLATVVEESVLGVRIIKAFGRHRSQELAFHEQAGELRGTELRKAALLSDIWALIMTLPEFAIGAALVVGVMQVADGGLSAGTLVAFLTTALALRWPVESMGFLIAISNEAATAADRFFEAMDAPETDPAGRDEAEPSQDGLRFEGVRFRYPDAPEDSPDLLHGIDLHVRTGETMAVVGATGCGKTTLTALVPRLHDITGGRITLDGADITALPRQRLRELVAVAFEEPTLFSATVRENVAMGAGVEEPTEADILRALDIAQCGFVHDLPHGLDTQVGEQGLSLSGGQRQRLALARAVVGRPGFLVLDDPLSALDVHTEALVEAALREVLAASTAVVVAHRPSTVMLADRVALLAEGRITAVGTHGELLRDSAAYRHLMAGAA
- a CDS encoding ABC transporter ATP-binding protein, whose protein sequence is MTSVTEQPAEQRAQPASAADPFSQDLLPSSEGASRALLGSLLAPHTAAVWLAGVLLLVQQAAVQAGPLLVAYAIDRAIPALREGRHGPVVAVGVGYVGCALASGLLQRWFIRVAALISQDVLLDLRGRMFRHAQALSLDFHERYTSGRLISRATSDVESLRELLNEGLQELLGVVLSAVYIAAVLLYLDWELGAAALVSFVPLYGMIRSFRRRSMTVYGRRSTAIAAVIVKFAETMNGIRPVQVFRREQKNDEAFGALNRTHERINGDAILEMARYVVGSRLIANTAVAGIVLWGAYRVAGGGLALGVLAASVLYLRRLYDPIDRLGMILNSYQSAAASLEKIAGLLAQRPAVPEPVAPRPLPATAEGVPGREVVFDAVRFAYRTGGEVLPRFDLRLPAGQTVAVVGATGAGKSTLAKLLARFYDPTAGRVLLDGVDLRELALPELRRGTVMVTQEAFLFSGTVAENIAIGKPDASREEIEHAAKAIGAHDFIAALPEGYDTDVRKRGGRISAGQRQLVAFARALLADPAVLILDEATSSLDVPGERAVQRAMRTVLSGRTAVIIAHRLSTVEIADRVLVMDAGRVVEDGTPAELIAGEGRFAGLHQAWRESLV